One genomic segment of Rivularia sp. PCC 7116 includes these proteins:
- a CDS encoding photosystem I reaction center subunit XI has product MAQKADSSKNNSSDPRNQEVVFAAAGNPQLGNLETPINSSPLSKWFIRNLPAYRPDLTPFRRGLEVGMAHGYFLFGPFAKLGPLRNASSGNLAGLLSTIGLVVILTACLSMYANSNPYKPVATVTVPNPPITFNSTEGWNNFASAFLIGGIGGAVTAYFLTSNLAFIQGLFG; this is encoded by the coding sequence ATGGCCCAAAAAGCAGATTCATCCAAAAATAATTCTAGCGATCCTAGAAATCAAGAAGTTGTTTTTGCAGCAGCAGGCAACCCGCAGTTAGGCAACCTAGAAACGCCAATTAATTCTTCTCCTCTAAGCAAGTGGTTCATCAGGAATTTACCGGCTTATCGTCCTGATTTGACTCCTTTCAGACGAGGATTGGAAGTTGGTATGGCTCATGGTTACTTTTTATTCGGGCCATTCGCTAAACTAGGACCACTGCGTAATGCTTCATCTGGAAACTTGGCTGGTTTACTTTCCACAATAGGCTTAGTTGTGATTCTCACTGCTTGCTTATCTATGTACGCTAATAGCAATCCATATAAGCCAGTTGCTACGGTAACTGTTCCCAACCCACCTATTACTTTCAATTCAACCGAAGGCTGGAACAATTTTGCTAGTGCTTTTCTGATTGGTGGTATTGGTGGTGCAGTAACAGCTTACTTTTTAACCAGTAACCTCGCATTTATCCAAGGTTTATTCGGTTGA
- the prmC gene encoding peptide chain release factor N(5)-glutamine methyltransferase, producing the protein MADERQLQVSGIELSQWRDAAISAAASANVSCAEVDWLLQEVAGLDSLALRISSFKEKPQIQLKLPLQELSKLWQQRINENLPVQYIAKNTPWRHFNIKVSPSVLIPRPETESIIDLVTAATADNSKIIQGHWADLGTGSGIIALGLATALNEAIIHAVDSSAQALSMARINAENNGLSNRIKFYQGSWWEPLNFLKGEFSGMVSNPPYIPTNTLPKLQPEVFKHEPHLALDGGNDGLECIRHLVDTSSDYLKPGGIWLVEMMAGQADRVTQMLNSNGSYSKIEIHRDLAGIERFALAYKR; encoded by the coding sequence ATGGCGGACGAACGGCAGCTACAAGTATCTGGTATAGAACTCTCACAGTGGCGAGATGCTGCGATATCGGCTGCTGCGTCCGCTAATGTTTCTTGTGCTGAGGTAGATTGGTTATTACAGGAAGTAGCTGGGTTAGATTCTTTAGCGCTACGGATTAGTTCTTTCAAAGAAAAACCTCAAATTCAATTGAAGTTACCGCTACAAGAACTATCAAAACTTTGGCAGCAAAGAATAAACGAAAATCTTCCGGTACAATACATCGCAAAAAATACTCCTTGGCGACATTTTAATATTAAAGTTTCACCTTCAGTTTTAATTCCCAGACCAGAAACCGAATCCATAATTGACTTAGTAACAGCCGCAACTGCTGACAACTCAAAAATTATCCAAGGACATTGGGCGGATTTGGGTACCGGCAGCGGAATAATAGCTTTAGGATTAGCTACGGCTTTGAATGAAGCAATAATTCATGCTGTGGATAGTTCCGCACAAGCGCTTTCTATGGCTAGAATAAACGCTGAAAATAATGGCTTAAGCAATCGTATTAAATTCTACCAGGGTTCTTGGTGGGAGCCATTGAATTTTCTTAAAGGTGAATTTAGCGGCATGGTATCTAATCCCCCTTATATTCCTACGAATACCTTGCCCAAGCTGCAACCGGAAGTATTTAAGCACGAACCCCATTTAGCTTTAGATGGAGGTAACGATGGCTTAGAATGCATCCGCCATTTGGTAGATACTTCATCTGACTATTTAAAGCCTGGTGGAATATGGTTAGTTGAAATGATGGCAGGACAAGCAGATAGAGTTACTCAAATGTTGAACTCAAACGGTAGCTATAGCAAAATTGAAATTCATCGCGATTTAGCCGGAATAGAGCGTTTCGCCCTTGCTTATAAGAGGTAG
- the hetZ gene encoding heterocyst differentiation protein HetZ: MKSAATTTIQGEKSIGVEAIFQLLFGELKSSTKAHESNCHEVATRIAAEVMRICHESKRIQASGDIKSSAIALARHRLSQCMRYYQLGSNRGRIELHSTLSAIIYRYINPPNRQLSYQGRLSVIEDFLQNFYLEALNACRRENKLEPTYRPQTLLELAEYMAFTERYAKRRIPLPGRQQQLIILRAQTFSQQQPPETCVDIEKAAEGSSNDGDGSWEDPAVQQLRSAMASQPEPEPTEETLRSVVINELMSYLEERQQGDCADYFALRLKDLSAQEIESILGLTPRQRDYLQQRFKYHLIRFAMLHRWELVHEWLEADLHTNLGLTEYQWQVYIEKLDDKQRSLLELKQQGQADVQIAKILGLSMAQLQKRWFKILEQAWDIRNSFMSGSSASTHE; encoded by the coding sequence ATGAAATCAGCCGCGACTACAACTATTCAGGGAGAAAAGTCTATCGGCGTGGAGGCGATATTTCAACTCCTATTCGGAGAACTTAAATCTTCAACTAAAGCTCATGAATCTAATTGCCATGAAGTGGCAACACGAATTGCCGCTGAAGTCATGCGGATTTGTCATGAGAGCAAACGTATCCAAGCTTCTGGAGATATTAAAAGCTCGGCGATCGCCCTAGCCCGACACCGGCTATCTCAGTGTATGAGATACTACCAATTGGGTTCCAATCGGGGTCGAATAGAGCTACACAGCACTTTAAGTGCAATTATTTATCGTTACATTAATCCGCCAAATAGACAACTAAGTTATCAAGGACGGTTAAGTGTAATTGAAGATTTTCTACAAAACTTTTACTTGGAAGCGTTGAACGCTTGTCGAAGAGAAAATAAGTTGGAACCGACTTATCGTCCCCAGACTCTTTTAGAATTAGCGGAATACATGGCGTTTACCGAACGCTATGCAAAAAGACGCATTCCTTTGCCGGGACGACAGCAGCAGTTGATTATTCTGCGGGCACAAACTTTTTCTCAACAGCAACCACCAGAAACCTGCGTTGATATAGAAAAAGCCGCAGAAGGCAGCAGCAACGATGGGGATGGTTCTTGGGAAGATCCTGCCGTACAGCAATTAAGATCGGCAATGGCATCTCAACCAGAACCGGAACCAACTGAGGAAACGCTGCGTTCTGTAGTGATTAACGAATTAATGAGCTATTTGGAGGAACGACAGCAAGGAGATTGTGCCGATTACTTTGCTTTACGTTTGAAAGATTTATCCGCTCAAGAAATTGAGTCAATTTTAGGTTTAACCCCCCGTCAGAGAGATTATTTGCAGCAGCGTTTCAAATATCATCTGATTCGGTTTGCTATGTTGCATCGCTGGGAACTGGTTCATGAATGGTTGGAAGCAGACTTGCATACCAATTTAGGTTTGACCGAATACCAGTGGCAAGTTTATATAGAAAAGCTTGACGATAAACAACGTTCTTTACTAGAACTGAAACAACAAGGTCAAGCTGATGTTCAAATTGCCAAAATCCTAGGTTTATCTATGGCACAACTACAAAAAAGGTGGTTTAAAATTCTCGAACAAGCTTGGGATATTCGTAACTCTTTTATGTCCGGATCAAGTGCATCTACTCATGAATAG
- a CDS encoding L-threonylcarbamoyladenylate synthase, with the protein MTQVSIAELVAGVKQGKVISFPTDTVPALAASPENAESIFTIKQRSTNKPLILMAGESEQIWNFVKGSDLEYENWQRVADKYWGGALTLVLPASAAVPSCMNPNDPTTIGVRVPKSDIACSILAKTGPLATTSANLSGKPPLQTMQEIEASFPDVLTLASAAYDSNTPAIGIPSTVAKWDGKGWQILRQGAVNLNI; encoded by the coding sequence ATGACACAGGTTTCTATTGCTGAGTTGGTAGCGGGAGTAAAACAAGGTAAAGTAATTAGCTTCCCTACAGATACAGTTCCCGCATTAGCAGCTTCACCTGAAAATGCAGAGTCAATTTTTACAATCAAGCAAAGAAGTACAAACAAGCCGTTAATACTTATGGCAGGGGAATCAGAGCAAATATGGAATTTTGTTAAAGGCAGTGACTTAGAGTATGAAAATTGGCAGCGCGTTGCGGATAAATACTGGGGTGGAGCGCTGACTTTGGTACTGCCTGCATCGGCTGCCGTACCGTCATGCATGAATCCAAATGACCCTACTACAATTGGGGTTAGGGTTCCTAAAAGTGATATTGCTTGCAGTATTTTAGCTAAAACAGGTCCTCTTGCCACTACTAGCGCTAACTTATCCGGAAAGCCTCCTTTACAAACTATGCAGGAAATAGAAGCATCGTTTCCAGATGTATTAACTTTAGCCTCAGCAGCATATGATAGTAACACCCCTGCTATCGGTATTCCTTCCACTGTGGCGAAGTGGGATGGTAAGGGATGGCAAATTTTACGCCAAGGAGCAGTTAATTTAAATATCTAA
- a CDS encoding Tic22 family protein, with product MKSLVRWGATLGLVGSTLLATITSGIAPVIALSEQQIKNKLDNIPVWLITNPQGLPLSRPIPEQNGKKTSSSVTGVYMSKQEAQAFISDLQKVKDKDPKMTQMVKSLQVTPVPLGVIFQQVQKTKNEPNRLLFAFKPVDKEVKGAMTLLKKSGQQVKQFRSVPVFIVRFAPDKSYVPIKLGEQKAEQEVVPLFFSMQDANNLLNQVKPKFPKADIQVVDVDGILNTLQEKNDPWLDKVVFFPNPEARQYIQKLPKQNAPSSAPAKRR from the coding sequence ATGAAATCATTAGTTCGCTGGGGAGCAACGTTAGGTTTAGTGGGGAGTACTCTACTAGCAACTATCACGAGCGGAATTGCTCCAGTAATCGCATTATCAGAACAACAAATCAAAAATAAGCTCGATAATATACCAGTATGGTTGATTACCAACCCACAAGGTTTGCCATTGAGCCGTCCTATACCCGAGCAAAATGGTAAGAAAACAAGTAGTTCTGTAACTGGCGTTTATATGAGCAAACAAGAAGCTCAAGCCTTTATCAGTGACTTACAGAAGGTAAAAGATAAAGATCCGAAGATGACTCAGATGGTGAAAAGCCTACAAGTCACTCCCGTACCTTTAGGAGTCATTTTCCAGCAAGTGCAGAAAACCAAGAATGAACCAAACCGCTTGTTATTTGCCTTTAAACCCGTTGACAAAGAAGTTAAGGGGGCAATGACATTATTGAAAAAAAGCGGTCAGCAGGTGAAACAGTTTAGAAGCGTACCCGTTTTTATTGTGAGATTCGCACCAGATAAAAGCTACGTACCAATTAAACTAGGAGAGCAAAAAGCCGAACAGGAAGTAGTGCCTTTGTTCTTTAGTATGCAAGACGCAAACAATCTACTAAATCAAGTCAAGCCAAAATTTCCCAAGGCTGATATTCAGGTAGTAGATGTAGACGGTATACTGAATACTTTGCAAGAGAAAAACGATCCTTGGCTTGATAAAGTCGTGTTTTTCCCGAATCCAGAAGCTAGGCAATACATTCAGAAACTTCCCAAGCAAAACGCTCCTAGCTCTGCACCTGCAAAGAGAAGATAG
- the remA gene encoding extracellular matrix/biofilm regulator RemA: MDIQLINIGFGNIVSANRVVAIVSPESAPIKRIITDARDRGQLIDATYGRRTRAVIITDSSHVILSAIQPETVANRFVISREHHVVDN, from the coding sequence ATGGACATTCAGTTAATCAACATCGGTTTCGGCAATATTGTTTCTGCCAACCGAGTAGTTGCAATTGTCAGTCCAGAGTCAGCCCCAATCAAGCGAATTATTACCGATGCGCGAGATAGAGGTCAGCTGATTGATGCAACTTACGGTCGTCGGACAAGGGCTGTTATTATCACTGATTCGAGTCACGTTATCCTTTCGGCTATCCAGCCAGAAACGGTAGCGAATCGTTTCGTTATTTCCCGCGAGCATCATGTTGTAGATAACTAA
- a CDS encoding GNAT family N-acetyltransferase has protein sequence MGFWKTWFNTNDGVVTTKTTHGLEEHTSTNSGGNSNSSGDRIVFSTERDIDLYELEELCDAVGWSRRPLRKVKKAIEHSFLVATMWQVRGNRRRLVGFARATSDHAFNATIWDVVVHPDVQGKGMGKALMKYVLKKLRSEDISNVTLFADPHVVDFYRNLGFMSDPEGIKGMFWYPH, from the coding sequence ATGGGTTTTTGGAAAACTTGGTTTAATACTAACGATGGAGTCGTTACAACTAAAACGACTCATGGACTTGAAGAACATACCTCTACTAATTCTGGAGGCAACTCCAACAGTAGCGGCGATCGCATAGTTTTTAGTACGGAGCGAGATATTGACCTTTATGAGTTAGAAGAACTTTGTGACGCTGTAGGCTGGTCTCGTCGTCCTTTAAGAAAAGTAAAGAAAGCTATCGAGCATAGTTTTCTCGTAGCCACTATGTGGCAAGTGCGAGGAAACAGAAGAAGACTTGTTGGCTTTGCTCGTGCGACTTCAGATCACGCCTTTAATGCCACTATTTGGGATGTAGTTGTTCACCCTGACGTTCAAGGGAAAGGAATGGGCAAGGCATTAATGAAATACGTACTCAAGAAACTTAGAAGTGAAGACATTAGTAATGTGACTTTATTCGCCGACCCCCATGTTGTAGACTTCTATAGGAATCTGGGTTTTATGTCCGACCCGGAAGGTATCAAAGGAATGTTTTGGTATCCTCATTAA
- the tsaD gene encoding tRNA (adenosine(37)-N6)-threonylcarbamoyltransferase complex transferase subunit TsaD, with amino-acid sequence MPTVLAIETSCDETAVAIVNNREVLSNIVASQISVHKNYGGVVPEVASRLHLETINEAVALGLEKAQLDWGEIDGVAATCAPGLVGALLVGLTAAKTLAMVNSLPFLGVHHLEGHIYANYLTETTLQPPFLSLLVSGGHTSLIHVKDCGMYESLGSTRDDAAGEAFDKVARLLKLGYPGGPIIDQLAQKGDSSAFKLPEGRVSLPEGGYHPYDTSFSGLKTAVLRLVQQLEQKNLEIPVADVAASFQNTVARALTKRAINCALDFGLDTITVGGGVAANSALREHLVSAAQTHNLRVLFPSLKFCTDNAAMIGCCAADHLSRGHTSSLNLGVESRLSLSRVMELYR; translated from the coding sequence ATGCCAACCGTTTTAGCAATAGAAACTAGCTGCGACGAAACAGCCGTAGCAATTGTTAATAATCGTGAAGTTCTTAGCAACATTGTTGCTTCGCAAATTTCAGTTCATAAAAATTATGGTGGGGTAGTACCAGAAGTTGCCTCCCGATTACATTTGGAGACGATAAATGAAGCTGTAGCCCTTGGTTTAGAAAAAGCACAATTGGATTGGGGTGAAATTGATGGTGTAGCTGCAACTTGTGCTCCTGGATTGGTGGGAGCGTTATTGGTAGGCTTAACTGCCGCTAAAACTTTGGCAATGGTAAATTCCTTGCCATTTTTAGGAGTTCATCACCTCGAAGGTCATATTTATGCTAATTATTTGACCGAAACAACCCTTCAGCCTCCGTTTTTAAGCTTGTTGGTTTCGGGAGGGCATACAAGCTTAATTCACGTTAAGGATTGCGGCATGTATGAAAGTCTTGGAAGTACGCGCGATGATGCAGCAGGGGAGGCATTTGATAAAGTAGCGCGATTGTTAAAGCTAGGATATCCAGGTGGCCCAATCATCGATCAACTAGCTCAAAAAGGAGATTCGAGCGCTTTTAAATTACCAGAAGGAAGAGTCTCTTTACCTGAAGGAGGCTATCATCCTTATGACACGAGTTTTAGCGGGTTAAAAACGGCGGTATTGCGACTGGTACAGCAGTTAGAACAAAAGAATCTGGAAATACCTGTGGCAGATGTTGCAGCCAGCTTTCAGAATACTGTAGCTAGAGCGCTGACAAAAAGAGCCATAAATTGTGCTTTAGATTTTGGCTTAGATACTATTACCGTGGGTGGTGGAGTTGCAGCTAACAGCGCTTTAAGAGAGCATTTAGTCTCAGCAGCACAGACTCATAACCTGCGAGTCCTATTCCCTTCTTTAAAATTTTGTACTGATAATGCTGCCATGATAGGTTGTTGTGCGGCAGATCATCTTTCCAGAGGACATACTTCTTCTTTGAACCTTGGCGTTGAATCAAGGCTTTCGCTAAGTAGAGTTATGGAATTGTATCGGTGA
- a CDS encoding DUF3488 and DUF4129 domain-containing transglutaminase family protein, with product MDRFSGYLRVEYWRQKIQNSSPIEVEDSITLRVLVSALVIIGIVATDVAAEATFSFWAVPLSMVGGIWSYYRRNHKNVAAKFCIAIGMLLALGGFFGRLIGELNDTRLLLAELLIQLQVLHSFDMPRRKDLGYSIVIGLILLGVAATLSQTLAFAPVLLLFLAFALPTLALDYRSRLGLEPLAFKKQQSQKKDIKAFNLKFIFVNFSIILAIGLAIFAVLPRVPGYGLRTFPVSSPIDVKGDFTGRKIVNPGYVRSGNNNGQGSSNGDENSTGATGDRQEVDDNFYYGFNTKIDQTLRGEMKPKVVMRVRSQAEGFWRVLAFDRYTGNGWEISRNDQVKRLKRSPFSYQTFLERPLIIGKTKEVVQTYTLVSELPNLIPAMSYPKEIYFPTPMIAVDTEGGLRAPVGLSKGLTYTVLSEVPYRDRTLLSKAPDKYPNNIKNYYLQVPANISDKVKQLTEKILADYNRQRVGKTEKNLSSPYETALYLAQYLKQNYIVPKNFIEAPILNDDDDLVEAFLFKNKGGLPDQFSTVLTVMLRSIGIPARLVAGFSPGDFNPFTGMYVVRNTDAYAMTEVYFPKYGWFAFDPIPSHPLIPPSIEEIQTFSVLRQFWNWIAGWLPSPVTGFLNGIFGNVLSAVTRFISWFFSLFSQGIFGIVSGLTLLTSVSLFCWLGWDKWKKWRYRQFLGKLQPMERLYRQMLQWNAQKGLTKHPAQTPLEYARVLNEHNSVTTAEVIEEISQAYVSWRYGKNPPDISSLRQKWQQIRNTAKN from the coding sequence ATGGATAGGTTCAGTGGGTATCTACGTGTAGAGTATTGGCGGCAAAAAATTCAGAATTCGTCGCCGATAGAAGTAGAAGATTCAATTACTTTAAGGGTGCTAGTTAGCGCTTTGGTAATTATAGGGATTGTGGCTACAGATGTAGCTGCGGAGGCTACATTTAGTTTTTGGGCAGTTCCTTTAAGCATGGTAGGCGGTATCTGGAGTTATTACCGTCGTAACCACAAGAATGTAGCGGCAAAATTTTGTATCGCCATCGGCATGCTGTTAGCACTGGGTGGGTTTTTCGGGCGATTAATCGGTGAATTAAACGATACCCGGCTTTTATTAGCAGAGTTGCTGATTCAACTTCAGGTGCTGCACAGTTTTGATATGCCTCGACGTAAAGATTTGGGGTATTCGATTGTAATAGGACTAATTTTATTAGGTGTTGCAGCAACGCTGAGTCAAACTTTAGCTTTTGCACCTGTGTTGCTGCTCTTTTTAGCTTTTGCTTTACCTACTCTTGCCTTAGACTATCGTTCGCGACTCGGCTTAGAACCGCTAGCATTCAAAAAACAACAATCGCAAAAAAAAGATATTAAAGCTTTTAATTTAAAATTTATATTTGTTAATTTTTCAATAATATTAGCTATAGGGTTGGCGATTTTTGCGGTTTTACCTAGAGTTCCCGGTTATGGCTTGCGGACATTCCCAGTTAGTTCGCCTATTGATGTTAAAGGCGACTTTACCGGACGTAAAATTGTTAATCCCGGTTATGTCCGTTCTGGTAATAATAACGGTCAAGGTAGTAGCAATGGCGACGAAAATTCTACAGGTGCAACCGGCGATCGCCAAGAAGTAGACGATAATTTTTACTACGGATTTAATACCAAAATTGACCAGACTTTGCGTGGTGAGATGAAACCAAAGGTGGTTATGCGCGTGCGTTCTCAGGCAGAAGGTTTCTGGCGAGTTTTGGCATTTGACCGTTACACGGGTAATGGATGGGAGATTTCTCGAAATGACCAAGTAAAGCGCCTCAAACGCTCCCCTTTTTCTTATCAAACTTTTCTAGAGCGCCCATTAATTATTGGCAAAACTAAAGAAGTAGTACAAACTTACACTTTAGTGTCGGAATTGCCTAACTTAATTCCAGCCATGTCATATCCCAAGGAAATTTATTTTCCGACACCGATGATAGCCGTTGATACAGAAGGTGGCTTGCGAGCGCCGGTTGGTTTATCAAAAGGTTTAACTTATACGGTACTTTCGGAAGTTCCTTACCGCGATCGCACTTTGTTATCGAAAGCCCCAGACAAGTACCCAAATAATATTAAGAATTATTACTTGCAGGTTCCTGCAAACATTTCTGACAAAGTTAAACAGCTTACCGAAAAAATTCTTGCTGACTACAATCGTCAACGGGTAGGTAAAACTGAGAAAAATCTTTCATCGCCTTATGAAACAGCTCTCTACCTTGCTCAATATTTGAAACAAAACTACATAGTTCCAAAAAATTTTATTGAAGCACCGATATTAAATGATGATGATGACTTAGTAGAAGCTTTCTTGTTTAAAAATAAAGGAGGGCTACCCGATCAGTTTTCCACAGTGTTAACAGTAATGTTGCGTTCTATCGGTATTCCAGCCCGTTTAGTAGCAGGATTTTCCCCTGGTGATTTTAATCCCTTCACAGGGATGTACGTAGTCCGCAACACTGACGCTTACGCAATGACAGAAGTCTACTTCCCTAAATACGGTTGGTTTGCTTTCGATCCTATACCCAGTCATCCTTTGATTCCTCCATCAATAGAAGAAATTCAGACTTTCTCGGTATTGAGACAATTTTGGAATTGGATTGCTGGCTGGCTTCCTTCTCCAGTCACTGGGTTCCTCAACGGTATATTTGGAAATGTGTTGAGCGCTGTTACAAGATTTATATCTTGGTTCTTCTCCTTATTCTCCCAAGGTATTTTCGGCATAGTAAGCGGATTAACCTTGTTAACCTCTGTTTCCTTGTTCTGTTGGTTGGGCTGGGACAAATGGAAAAAATGGCGCTACCGGCAATTCCTAGGTAAATTACAGCCTATGGAAAGACTTTATCGGCAAATGCTTCAGTGGAATGCTCAAAAAGGTTTAACTAAACATCCTGCTCAAACGCCTTTAGAATATGCTCGGGTTTTAAACGAGCATAATTCAGTAACAACTGCTGAAGTTATAGAAGAAATTTCTCAGGCTTATGTAAGTTGGCGTTATGGAAAAAACCCCCCGGATATAAGTAGCCTGCGCCAAAAATGGCAGCAGATAAGAAATACTGCAAAAAACTAA
- a CDS encoding Photosystem I reaction centre subunit IX / PsaJ, producing MQQSNFLRFLSLAPVLLFAKLIFIAVLLIVFNYIFPDLLFHPLP from the coding sequence ATGCAGCAAAGTAATTTTTTAAGGTTTCTTTCCCTTGCACCAGTCTTACTCTTTGCAAAGCTGATATTTATTGCGGTTTTGTTGATTGTATTCAACTATATTTTTCCCGACCTATTGTTCCATCCACTGCCGTAA
- a CDS encoding alpha/beta fold hydrolase, protein MQKATIKIFGVPHSYEITGAATAEHTLVFIHGWLNSRGYWQPAIERLEADMRCLSYDLRGFGESQIAEKIEEAGDMPKASSLANRTSPDLTVTGRKVPINPFDSLYTPAAYVDDLALLLEELNIDDVWLIGHSLGGTIALWAAAQMPQKVKGVICINSGGGIYLKEAFEKFRTAGERFLQLRPRWLSQIPLIDLLFARNSVFSPLERHWARQRIIDFLVADPQAALGMLLDSTTEEEINYLPQLVSQLKQPVYFLAGAEDKVMEPKYVRHLASFHPSFQSCGDNVIEIPDCGHLAMLEQPDIVADRIRSIIK, encoded by the coding sequence ATGCAGAAGGCAACTATCAAAATCTTCGGCGTTCCCCACTCATATGAGATAACGGGTGCCGCAACAGCAGAACACACTTTAGTATTTATTCACGGTTGGCTTAACAGCCGTGGGTATTGGCAACCTGCCATCGAGCGGCTAGAAGCAGATATGAGGTGTCTCTCATATGATTTGAGAGGTTTTGGAGAATCTCAGATTGCAGAAAAAATAGAAGAGGCTGGCGATATGCCGAAGGCATCTAGCTTGGCTAATCGCACTTCTCCAGATTTAACTGTTACGGGACGTAAAGTTCCGATTAATCCCTTTGATTCTTTATACACTCCCGCAGCCTATGTAGATGATTTAGCATTGCTGCTCGAGGAGTTAAATATAGATGATGTTTGGTTAATTGGTCATTCCCTTGGCGGCACTATTGCTTTATGGGCAGCAGCACAAATGCCTCAAAAAGTTAAAGGAGTAATTTGTATAAATTCTGGTGGTGGAATTTATCTTAAAGAAGCCTTTGAAAAATTTCGTACCGCAGGAGAACGATTTTTACAACTCCGTCCCAGATGGTTGTCTCAGATACCCTTGATTGACTTGTTATTTGCCAGAAATTCTGTCTTCAGTCCCTTAGAACGCCATTGGGCGCGTCAGCGAATCATTGATTTTTTAGTCGCCGATCCCCAAGCTGCTTTAGGAATGTTACTAGACTCTACAACAGAAGAAGAAATAAACTATCTACCTCAATTAGTATCTCAACTAAAGCAACCAGTATATTTTTTAGCAGGTGCCGAAGATAAAGTCATGGAACCGAAGTATGTTCGCCATTTAGCCAGCTTTCATCCCTCTTTTCAATCCTGTGGCGACAACGTGATCGAAATTCCCGACTGCGGACATTTAGCAATGTTAGAACAGCCAGATATTGTCGCTGACCGTATCCGCTCTATTATCAAATAG
- a CDS encoding photosystem I reaction centre subunit III — protein sequence MRRLFALILAVCLAFNFAPPAFSLGADLVPCSESPAFQQRAAAARNTTSDPNSGEKRFERYSQALCGPEGLPHLIVDGRLSRAGDFLIPGILFLYIAGWIGWVGRSYLQAVRGEKDAEMKEIIVDVPTALPLMLSGFAWPAAAIKELLSGELTAKDEEIPISPR from the coding sequence ATGCGACGCTTGTTTGCTCTAATTTTAGCTGTTTGTTTGGCGTTTAACTTCGCCCCACCAGCTTTTTCTCTAGGTGCTGACCTAGTACCATGCAGCGAATCTCCTGCTTTCCAACAGCGTGCTGCGGCCGCCCGCAACACCACTTCCGACCCAAATAGTGGAGAAAAACGTTTTGAGCGTTATTCTCAGGCTTTATGCGGTCCAGAGGGTTTACCTCATTTGATTGTTGACGGTCGTTTGAGCCGTGCCGGTGACTTCCTCATTCCTGGCATTCTGTTTCTATACATTGCTGGCTGGATTGGTTGGGTAGGTCGTTCTTACCTCCAAGCCGTTAGAGGTGAAAAAGATGCTGAAATGAAGGAAATCATTGTTGACGTACCTACAGCATTGCCACTAATGCTTTCTGGGTTTGCTTGGCCCGCCGCAGCAATCAAAGAATTGCTTTCGGGTGAATTGACTGCAAAAGATGAAGAAATTCCTATTTCTCCCCGCTAG
- the gmk gene encoding guanylate kinase → MMQVLSTKSGATTNKLLSPGKLIVLTGPSGVGKGTLMRLLLSRHPELNYSISATTRPPRPGEVDGKDYYFISRSKFQRLIEEGEFLEWAEFAGNLYGTPRKPVIDLMESGKSILLEIELEGARQIRAAFPELLSIFILPPNFNELEKRIRGRQKDSEDAISRRLKRAKEEINAACEFHLQIVNDDLETAIGDIEKAMFSDSDLF, encoded by the coding sequence ATGATGCAAGTGTTATCGACCAAGAGTGGTGCTACTACTAACAAATTACTGTCTCCGGGGAAACTCATTGTTTTAACAGGTCCTAGTGGTGTCGGAAAAGGCACTTTAATGCGATTACTTCTTTCGCGTCATCCCGAACTCAATTACTCAATATCTGCTACTACCCGTCCTCCTCGTCCGGGGGAAGTGGACGGCAAGGACTACTATTTTATTAGCCGCAGTAAATTCCAGCGGTTAATCGAGGAAGGTGAATTTTTGGAATGGGCAGAATTTGCCGGTAATTTATACGGTACTCCTCGCAAGCCAGTAATTGACCTAATGGAGTCTGGAAAGTCTATATTGCTTGAAATTGAATTGGAAGGTGCACGACAAATTCGTGCGGCATTTCCCGAGTTGCTAAGTATTTTTATACTTCCGCCAAATTTTAACGAGTTGGAGAAGCGGATACGCGGTAGACAAAAAGATTCCGAAGATGCTATATCCCGCCGTTTGAAGCGTGCTAAGGAAGAAATTAATGCTGCTTGTGAATTTCACCTTCAAATCGTGAATGACGACTTAGAAACCGCCATTGGTGATATTGAGAAGGCAATGTTTTCGGACAGTGACTTATTTTAG